The DNA window GGTGCCGCCGTCACAGAGGTAGCGTGACCGGACGCGCTTCCGCGAGCACCTTGGGCATCGGCGCCCAGAAAAGCCGGGATAAAAGAACGGTTTGGGATTGGCTTCCACACCGGTTCCGTGCCAGTCTTTTTGCAAGGGATGATGCAGCCACTACGGGTCTGCGCGGGACGGCGGTTCCAGACCGGCATCGTTGCAGCGGTTCTGAAATTTCAGGGTTCACCATGAGAGCCGGTGCGGGCAAATTGGATAGGTGGAGCGGGAATGACCAGAGAAAACGACACTCAATGTGATCTGATGTTGTTCGGAGCCCTGGGCGATCTGGCTCAGCGGAAGCTGTTTCCGGCACTCTACCAGTTGCAGCGCGCCGGTTTGCTGGCACGCAACAGCCGTATTCTGGCGCTGGCCCGTAAAAAGCTCGATACCCAGAGTCTGCGCCAGCAGTTGCGGGACAAGCTGTCGGCGACGATACCTGGCCATGAACTGGAAGAGGCGGTCCTGGCTGAGTTTCTTGCCAAGATCGAGTACCTGCCGCTGGATATGGAGCAGCCGGCGGACTACGAGGCTGCGGCGCGCTGGCGAGACGAGAATCCTGTACCGCTGGTCGTTTACATGGCGACCCCGCCCTCCCTGTACGGCACCATCGCCGCTAACCTGCGCACGGCGAATTGCACCGGTCCCTCCACCCGGGTCGTTGTCGAGAAGCCCATAGGGCACGACTTTGCCTCGTCGCAGACTATTAACGATCAGCTCGCCGAGGTTTTTGACGAAAGTCAGCTGTTCCGTATCGACCATTACCTGGGCAAAGAAACCGTCCAGAATCTGATTGCCCTGCGCTTTGCCAACAACCTGTTCGCTACCCAGTGGAACCAGAACCAGATTTCCCATGTGGAAATCACGGTGGCGGAGAGCGTCGGCATCGAGGGCCGCTGGGGTTATTTCGACAAGGCCGGGCAGTTGCGTGACATGGTCCAGAACCACCTTCTGCAGCTGCTCTGTCTGATCGCCATGGATCCGCCTTCCGACCTCAGCGCCGACAGCATTCGGGACGAGAAGGTGAAAGTTCTCAAAGCGCTGCGACCCAT is part of the Hydrocarboniclastica marina genome and encodes:
- the zwf gene encoding glucose-6-phosphate dehydrogenase, which translates into the protein MTRENDTQCDLMLFGALGDLAQRKLFPALYQLQRAGLLARNSRILALARKKLDTQSLRQQLRDKLSATIPGHELEEAVLAEFLAKIEYLPLDMEQPADYEAAARWRDENPVPLVVYMATPPSLYGTIAANLRTANCTGPSTRVVVEKPIGHDFASSQTINDQLAEVFDESQLFRIDHYLGKETVQNLIALRFANNLFATQWNQNQISHVEITVAESVGIEGRWGYFDKAGQLRDMVQNHLLQLLCLIAMDPPSDLSADSIRDEKVKVLKALRPIMPDMMETHLVRGQYTAGSSDGRSVPGYLDEEGADRSSHTETFVAIKAEISNWRWAGVPFYIRTGKRLPEKLSQIIIHFKPAPHYIFDPDQKHLANNKLIIRLQPDEGMSLQILTKDQGLEKGMRLREGPLELSFSEAFSTGRIPDAYERLLWEVMKGKQYLFVRRDEVEFAWRWVDQVIKAWEAHSGPPKRYAAGTWGPVASIAMITRDGRSWYEDA